GAATTGTGGGACAAGGCGGAGGCGGCATTGCAGGCAGCGCTGGATCACAAACAGTTGGCGTTCGACCTGCAGCCGGGCGAAGGCGCGTTTTACGGGCCCAAGATCGACTTCTCGCTTAAGGACTGCATCGGCCGGGTGTGGCAGCTCGGCACCGTGCAGCTCGATTTCTCCATGCCGGCGCGGCTGGGCGCAACTTACGTTGCGGAGAACGGCGAGCGTCAGGTACCGGTCATGATTCATCGCGCCATACTCGGTTCGCTGGAGCGTTTTATCGGCATGCTGATCGAGCACCACGCCGGCAATTTGCCGTTGTGGCTGGCGCCCGTGCAGGCGGTGGTGCTGAACATCACCGACGCGCAGGCCGCTTATGCGCGGCAGGTGCTGCAAAGCCTGCGGGAACAAGGGCTCCGGACCGATGTTGACTTGAGAAATGAAAAGATAGGCTTTAAGATTCGCGAGCACACGCTGCAGCGGATTCCTTATTTGCTGATCGTAGGCGACCGAGAGGTCGAAAGTGCCGAGGTTGCGGTGCGCACGCGTGCCGGCGGCAATCTTGGCACCATGAGAATTGAGGATCTGGGGCGCAAGCTCATTGATGAGGCCGCGCGTCGCGGCCGGATTGCTTCTGGAGGTTAAAGCATTAGCGCTGGTAAAGACTTACGTCTGAATCAAGAGATCGATAACCCGCAAATTCGGCTTATCGACATGCACGGAACCAACGTCGGTGTTGTTTCGCTGGAAGAAGCGCAGGGGATGGCGGCAGAAGCCGAACTCGATCTGGTAGAAATCGTACCCAACGCCGATCCGCCCGTATGCCGGGTGATGAATTACGGCAAGTTCAAGTTCGAGCAGAGCAAGAAGGCGCAGCAGTCCCGCAAGAAGCAGAAGCAGATCCAGGTCAAGGAAGTAAAATTCCGGCCCGGAACCGAGCAGGGCGATTATGAGGTCAAGATCCGGAATCTGACCCGTTTTCTGAACGACGGCGACAAGGCCAAGATCACGATCCGCTTTCGTGGTCGCGAAATGATGCATCAGGATCGCGGCGCGCAGTTATTGGCGCGTATCGAGACCGATTTGGAGGGATTGGGTGTGGTTGAACAACGGCCCAAGCTCGAAGGGCGTCAAATGGTGATGGTGCTGTCGCCCAAGAAATGACGCGCCGGGCAGGAACCGGGACGCGAGGAAGTCGAGATATAATTTTTAGCGCGATCTCAGTGGATCGCACAAACGGAGTATTGATAATGCCCAAGCTCAAATCCAACCGCGGCGCGGCGAAGCGCTTCCGTCGCACGGGCTCCGGCGGGTTCAAGCATGCGCAGTCGCATCTGAATCACATCCTGACCAAGAAGAGTACCAAGCGCAAACGCCACCTGCGGCATTGCAAACAGGTTGATCCTAGCGACACGGCGACGATACGGCAGATGCTGCCTTATGCTTGAAGGTCAGGAACAGAGTTACTTTTTTTAAGGATTTAACGTATGGCCAGAGTCAAACGCGGTGTCACCGCCCACGCCCGGCACAAGAAAATTCGCGCCGAGGCCAAGGGCTATTACGGCACCAGCAGAAACGTCATCCGCGTCGCCAAACAGGCAGTCACGCGCGCCGGGCAATACGCCTATCGCGATCGCCGGCAGCGCAAGCGTGTGTTTCGCGCATTGTGGATCGTGCGCATCAACGCGGCGGCGCGGCAATTCGGTCTGTCTTACAGCCGCCTAATCGATGGGCTGAACAAGGCCTCGATCGAAATCGATCGAAAAGTGCTGGCGGATCTTGCGGTGCGCGATCAGGCTGCTTTTGGACAGCTTGCGGAAAAAGCCAAAGCCAGCCTGCAACCGTAGTCGGCCGGCGTCGCGCCGGTCTCCAATCCCGATGAAGTCGAAGGGAAGGGTTCAACGCCTTTTTCTTTTTGATTTATGACCCACCCAAAAATGCCACGCGAAGCAGAGAGAATCGCTAATCCGGCAACACCTTCGGCGAGTTGCCGGGATCGTGCGGATACCAGAGATGCAGGACCTTAGCACCCTGGTAACGCAAGCCCTGCGGGATGTGGATGCCTGCGATCAGGAGCAGGCGCTGGACGCGCGGCGCGTGCAGTATCTGGGCAAGAAAGGGCTTCTCACCGAACGTCTTAAATCACTCGGCAATCTGCCCGCCGAACAACGGCCCGCCGCGGGTCAGGCCATCAACGCCGCCAAACAGCAAGTTCAGACGGCAATCGCGGCGCGTAAAGAGGCGTTACAGGCAAGCCGACTCGACGCGCGGCTGCGAAGCGAGGCGCTCGATGTCACCTTGCCGGGCAGGGGACAGCAGCCGGGCGGACTGCATCTTGTGACTCTAACCCTGGAACGCATCGAAGCCCTGTTCGCACAGATCGGTTTCGTCGTGGCGGAGGGTCCGGAGGTCGAAGACGATTATCACAACTTCGAGGCGCTGAATATCCCGGCCGATCATCCGGCGCGCGCCATGCACGACACATTTTATTTCGACGATGGCAGTCTGCTGCGCACGCATACCTCGCCAGTGCAGATTCGCGTCATGCAGTCCGCGTCGCCGCCTCTGCGCATCATCGCGCCGGGCCGCGTGTATCGGCGTGACTCGGACTTGACGCACAGTCCCATGTTCCATCAGGTCGAAGGGTTACTGGTTGACGAAAACGTCGCTTTCTCCGATCTAAAAGGCGTTTTAAATCAGTTTCTCCAGACATTCTTCGAGCAAGACGCTTTAAGCACGCGTTTCCGGCCATCGTATTTCCCTTTCACCGAACCGTCTGCGGAGGTCGATATCCAGTGTGTAATCTGCGCAGGGCGCGGCTGTCGCGTGTGCGGTCAGTCCGGCTGGCTGGAGGTGATGGGCTGCGGCATGGTGCATCCGCACGTGTTCCAGCACGTGAGCATCGACCCCGAGCGCTTTACCGGTTACGCATTCGGGCTTGGCGTCGAGCGCATGGCGATGCTTCGCTATCGTGTCAACGACTTGCGGCTGTTCTTTGAAAACGATTTGCGCTTTCTGCGGCAGTTCGCCTGACGGCGTAGCTTGTCGGCGACGCGATTGCGCGGCGTCATCCCAACGTTATAAATCATGAGAATCAATGAAGGGTGGTTACGGGCGTGGGTAAACCCGCCCCTCTCTACCGAAACGCTGGCGGAACGCCTGACCATGGCCGGGCTCGAAGTGTCCTGCATGTGGCCGGCGGCGCCAGCCTTTCACGGCGTAGTTGTAGCGCGCGTGACCGACATTCACCCGCATCCCCGCGCGGAGTCACTCAAGCTATGTCGTGTCGACGATGGCGGCGCCAACACCTCGACAGTAGTTTGCGGCGCGCCCGATGTGGAGGTGGGATGGCTCACGCCGTTCGCGCGTCCCGGTGCTGAACTGCCGGACGGTCGGCAAGTCGGGGCGCTTGATGTGCAGGGTGTTGAATCGCGCGGCATGTTGTGTTCGGCGCGTGATCTGGGGCTTGCCGAGGCTGCCATGAGCCTGCTGCGTCTGGATGATGACGCGCAAATCGGACAATCGATTCGTGATTGCCTCGGCCTCGACGACAAGGTGATGGAGATTGAGCTGACCCCGAACCGCGCCGATTGTCTCAGTATCGCCGGCATTGCGCGCGAGGTCGCCGCGCTGACCGGCGAGGCTATTCATGCCATTGACGTGCAGCCGGTCCCGGCCCTAGCCGGGCACGTTTTCCCGGTGACCGTCGATGCGCCGGCCGATTGTCCGCGTTACGCGGGGCGCGTGATTCGAGCGATCGTGACAGGCCGGCAGGCTCCGCTATGGATGCGGGAACGGCTGCGGCGTTGCGGACTGCGCAGCATCGATCCAGTCGTCGATGTCACCAATTACGTGATGCTGGAGCTGGGGCAGCCCATGCACGCGTTCGATCTTGTCAGTCTGACGGGCGGCATCCGTGTGTGCCGCGCCACCGGTGACGAGAAGCTCGCCCTTCTGGACGGTCATGAAATCAAGGTCGCGGCAAGCACCCTGCTTATCGCGGATCACGCGGGGCCGCTGGCGCTGGCCGGCATTATGGGTGGCCAGGACAGCGCGGTGGGCGCACACACGCGAGACATTTTTCTGGAGAGCGCTCATTTCAGTCCAAGCGCGATTGCAGGCCGCGCGCGAATCTATGGACTTGCGACCGAATCCTCGCATCGCTTCGAGCGTGGCGTCGATCCCGAGCTGCAAGTGAGGGCGCTGGAACGTGCCACAGCCCTGTTGCTGGACATCACGGGCGGCGAACCTGGGCCGGTGCAGGATGTTGTCAGCACCGAACATCTGCCGTCCCGCGACCGCATTGGTTTAAGGCCAGCGCGGGTTGCACGGATGCTGGGCGTATCCATATCAACGCCACGCATCACCGAAATTCTGCAATCACTGGGATGCGAGCTCGGAACCGGCGGTGAGCAACTGTGGGTTGAACCGCCGTCGTGCCGCTTTGATCTGGCGATAGAAGCCGACCTGATCGAGGAGGTTGGTCGTGTCTATGGTTACGATCGCATCCCCGCCACCATCGCGGGCCATGAGCCAGCGATGCGTATCGACAGCGGTCAGGATCTCCGGCGCCTGCGCACCTTGCTGGTCGATCGCGGCTACCAGGAGGCCATCACGTACAGTTTCGTGGACGCGGATAGCAATGTCCTGTTCAATCCCGAACGCGCGGTGAAGCGCGTCGCGAACCCCATCTCCGCGGACCTCTCGGTGATGCGCACCAGTCTGTGGCCGGGGCTCGTGAAAGCGGCGCAATACAACTTCAATCGTCAGCAATCGCGGGTGAAGTTGTTCGAATCCGGACAGCAGTTTGTGGATACCGAGCATGGCTTGCAGCAGACGCCGATGCTGGCCGGGCTGGTAACCGGCGACGTGCTTCCGGAGCAATGGGGCGCGGCGGCTCGCGCAACCGACTTTTTCGACGTGAAAACTGACGTGGAAGCCTTGCTAACCCTGGCTAGCCTGGACGGACAGGCGCACTTCGAGCCGGACAGCACCACCGTGTTGCACCCCGGCCAGGCGGCGCGCATCGTGCTCGAAGGCAAGGTGATCGGGCGCCTGGGGGCGGTGCATCCGGAGTTAGAGCAACGGCTGGATTTGCCACGGCGCGTATTCCTCTGGGAGCTTGAAACGGCGCGGCTTTGCCGTAATGGTGTCGCACGCTTCCAGGAAATATCCAGATTCCCGGCGATCCGCAGGGATATTGCAATCATCGTTGACGAAGCAGTCAGCGCGGCGCAAGTGACGCAGTGTATCGTCAAGTCCGCCGACGATTTATTGCGAGATGTTTATGTATTTGACGTATATAGGGGCGAAGGCGTAGCGGCGGGACGAAAGAGTCTTGCTTTAGGCTTGATTTTACAGGGTTTGACGCGCACTCTGCATGACA
This sequence is a window from Gammaproteobacteria bacterium. Protein-coding genes within it:
- the infC gene encoding translation initiation factor IF-3; the protein is MSAGKDLRLNQEIDNPQIRLIDMHGTNVGVVSLEEAQGMAAEAELDLVEIVPNADPPVCRVMNYGKFKFEQSKKAQQSRKKQKQIQVKEVKFRPGTEQGDYEVKIRNLTRFLNDGDKAKITIRFRGREMMHQDRGAQLLARIETDLEGLGVVEQRPKLEGRQMVMVLSPKK
- the rpmI gene encoding 50S ribosomal protein L35; the encoded protein is MPKLKSNRGAAKRFRRTGSGGFKHAQSHLNHILTKKSTKRKRHLRHCKQVDPSDTATIRQMLPYA
- the rplT gene encoding 50S ribosomal protein L20 — encoded protein: MARVKRGVTAHARHKKIRAEAKGYYGTSRNVIRVAKQAVTRAGQYAYRDRRQRKRVFRALWIVRINAAARQFGLSYSRLIDGLNKASIEIDRKVLADLAVRDQAAFGQLAEKAKASLQP
- the pheS gene encoding phenylalanine--tRNA ligase subunit alpha produces the protein MQDLSTLVTQALRDVDACDQEQALDARRVQYLGKKGLLTERLKSLGNLPAEQRPAAGQAINAAKQQVQTAIAARKEALQASRLDARLRSEALDVTLPGRGQQPGGLHLVTLTLERIEALFAQIGFVVAEGPEVEDDYHNFEALNIPADHPARAMHDTFYFDDGSLLRTHTSPVQIRVMQSASPPLRIIAPGRVYRRDSDLTHSPMFHQVEGLLVDENVAFSDLKGVLNQFLQTFFEQDALSTRFRPSYFPFTEPSAEVDIQCVICAGRGCRVCGQSGWLEVMGCGMVHPHVFQHVSIDPERFTGYAFGLGVERMAMLRYRVNDLRLFFENDLRFLRQFA
- the pheT gene encoding phenylalanine--tRNA ligase subunit beta; amino-acid sequence: MRINEGWLRAWVNPPLSTETLAERLTMAGLEVSCMWPAAPAFHGVVVARVTDIHPHPRAESLKLCRVDDGGANTSTVVCGAPDVEVGWLTPFARPGAELPDGRQVGALDVQGVESRGMLCSARDLGLAEAAMSLLRLDDDAQIGQSIRDCLGLDDKVMEIELTPNRADCLSIAGIAREVAALTGEAIHAIDVQPVPALAGHVFPVTVDAPADCPRYAGRVIRAIVTGRQAPLWMRERLRRCGLRSIDPVVDVTNYVMLELGQPMHAFDLVSLTGGIRVCRATGDEKLALLDGHEIKVAASTLLIADHAGPLALAGIMGGQDSAVGAHTRDIFLESAHFSPSAIAGRARIYGLATESSHRFERGVDPELQVRALERATALLLDITGGEPGPVQDVVSTEHLPSRDRIGLRPARVARMLGVSISTPRITEILQSLGCELGTGGEQLWVEPPSCRFDLAIEADLIEEVGRVYGYDRIPATIAGHEPAMRIDSGQDLRRLRTLLVDRGYQEAITYSFVDADSNVLFNPERAVKRVANPISADLSVMRTSLWPGLVKAAQYNFNRQQSRVKLFESGQQFVDTEHGLQQTPMLAGLVTGDVLPEQWGAAARATDFFDVKTDVEALLTLASLDGQAHFEPDSTTVLHPGQAARIVLEGKVIGRLGAVHPELEQRLDLPRRVFLWELETARLCRNGVARFQEISRFPAIRRDIAIIVDEAVSAAQVTQCIVKSADDLLRDVYVFDVYRGEGVAAGRKSLALGLILQGLTRTLHDKDVDAVVSHIVTGLAQTLGASLRV